The proteins below are encoded in one region of Synchiropus splendidus isolate RoL2022-P1 chromosome 13, RoL_Sspl_1.0, whole genome shotgun sequence:
- the LOC128770099 gene encoding uncharacterized protein LOC128770099, with protein sequence MTPLRDIPSYRAKTLKDLFAMILKLGTTSIFCTFPAAEMRLEEVITAIKAQQGEAFDVLDWATKCDILHSNPVTAMCMFSKWVGSLFQDLILSSAQPIGKVVDYFYRVEFQRGRSPHIHCLIWVEVAPVFEEDSHQTVCDFVSRYVTAKLPDRSTCPLLYKKVTEVQMYSRSHSTTCLKTIGANCRFGFPKPPCPSTMIRSGWTPKRSPRSKPRRETRMIYASQESSGRPSRECSF encoded by the coding sequence ATGACGCCGCTCAGAGACATCCCGTCATATAGGGCGAAAACATTAAAGGATTTGTTTGCCATGATTCTCAAGCTGGGCACCACGAGCATCTTCTGCACATTTCCTGCAGCAGAAATGCGCTTGGAGGAGGTCATCACTGCCATTAAAGCACAGCAGGGGGAAGCTTTTGACGTGCTCGATTGGGCCACCAAGTGCGACATCCTTCACAGCAACCCGGTCACGGCCATGTGCATGTTTAGCAAATGGGTTGGGTCACTCTTTCAAGACCTCATCCTGTCTTCTGCGCAGCCTATCGGCAAGGTGGTGGACTACTTTTACCGTGTGGAATTTCAGCGCGGAAGAAGTCCACACATCCACTGCTTGATTTGGGTTGAAGTTGCGCCTGTTTTTGAGGAAGACTCTCACCAGACGGTGTGTGACTTTGTCTCCCGATACGTCACCGCAAAGCTGCCTGATCGCAGCACGTGCCCCTTGCTGTACaagaaggtcacagaggtcCAGATGTACAGCAGATCACACTCAACGACTTGTTTGAAGACGATCGGTGCTAATTGTCGTTTTGGCTTCCCCAAACCGCCGTGCCCCAGCACCATGATCAGGTCAGGGTGGACCCCGAAGCGCAGCCCAAGGAGCAAGCCAAGGCGGGAGACAAGGATGATCTATGCAAGCC